From one Salinibacterium hongtaonis genomic stretch:
- a CDS encoding transglutaminase-like domain-containing protein translates to MTIRPRAWAASFVARVTAFFCAAIGTAAAAFWPIYGDASFVLMAVVAILAGAALAILGARFRWSSPILLAATLLVYLLIGVPLAVPSQTRFGLVPTLEGFKDLILGTALGWKQLLTIALPVGSYQALLVPAFAVIFASSVVGLTIALRSKRGPLAVLVPVVVFVIGLLFGPREAAPAVVLALALFVVVLSWLSWERWYRRRESIRELSQPTAATSDATAGAERIGGLRTALSAVVILGLAIGVGGAAAVTADPARERTVLRDAIEQPFDPRDYPSPLSSLRKYHQAGVADSTMLTATGLPAGARIRLAALDTYDGVVFSVGTPQLASASGSFTRLPTAIQRDVPARGAEKTIEIDVVGYEGIWMPSVGLLSTVNFTGDSGNLRDSFFYNAPGNTAVVVGGLERGDAYSVDTVVIGDLAPETWSQLTPGTAVVPTATSVPDELTVALDGWVREAETPGERLAAMLSRLATEGYVSHGGPEEPFSRSGHGADRIEELLTAPRMIGDEEQYAVTAALMARAIGFPSRVVFGFAPDGDGVTRIVGSDVSAWIEVDTAQQGWVSIDPTPPAREIPDEQPEDPAQVARPQSPVPPPLVEQNTRPDQIPLDSEQEDEAGQDPLMAILLAAVAVLGVIALIVLIVLSPFLLIGAAKMRRRYLRQRAASSALRISGAWQEFEDMVLDYGYEPPASATRSEVAETVGGIQPLVLASVADRAVFAPETADDDEVRQVWLAVDELGAGLAHTRTRWQRVKAVMSLRSLGGYRVKGLFARERRLP, encoded by the coding sequence ATGACCATCAGACCAAGAGCATGGGCGGCATCGTTTGTCGCCCGCGTCACGGCATTCTTTTGCGCTGCCATCGGCACCGCGGCAGCGGCATTCTGGCCCATCTACGGCGATGCGAGCTTTGTGCTCATGGCAGTTGTGGCCATTCTGGCGGGCGCAGCGCTGGCGATTCTCGGTGCGCGATTCCGGTGGTCGAGCCCGATTCTCCTCGCGGCGACGCTGCTCGTGTATCTCCTCATCGGCGTGCCCCTCGCTGTGCCGTCGCAGACGCGATTCGGGCTCGTTCCGACGCTCGAGGGGTTCAAGGATCTCATCCTCGGCACCGCCCTCGGATGGAAGCAACTGCTCACCATCGCGCTTCCGGTTGGCAGCTATCAGGCGCTGCTGGTGCCAGCCTTCGCCGTGATTTTTGCCTCGAGTGTTGTGGGGCTCACGATCGCCCTGAGATCGAAGCGTGGCCCGCTCGCCGTTCTCGTTCCCGTCGTGGTCTTTGTTATCGGGCTCCTTTTCGGCCCGCGAGAGGCGGCCCCCGCGGTCGTTCTTGCGCTTGCTCTCTTTGTCGTCGTGCTCAGTTGGTTGAGTTGGGAGCGGTGGTATCGCCGCCGCGAGTCGATTCGCGAACTCTCGCAACCGACGGCCGCGACCTCCGATGCGACGGCGGGGGCGGAGCGCATCGGCGGGCTCCGTACCGCGCTATCGGCCGTGGTCATCCTGGGGCTTGCAATCGGTGTGGGTGGTGCCGCCGCGGTGACGGCCGATCCCGCACGGGAGCGCACCGTACTCCGCGACGCTATTGAGCAGCCGTTCGACCCGCGCGACTACCCGAGCCCGCTGAGCAGCCTGCGCAAATACCATCAGGCGGGTGTCGCTGATTCCACGATGCTCACGGCGACGGGGCTGCCAGCGGGAGCCCGCATCCGCCTTGCAGCGCTTGACACCTACGACGGCGTCGTCTTTTCTGTCGGCACTCCACAGCTGGCCAGCGCCTCCGGATCATTCACTCGTCTCCCCACCGCGATTCAGCGCGACGTGCCAGCACGGGGTGCAGAGAAGACAATCGAGATCGACGTCGTCGGTTATGAGGGCATCTGGATGCCGTCGGTCGGGCTGCTCTCCACCGTCAACTTCACGGGTGACTCCGGCAACCTGCGCGACTCGTTCTTTTACAACGCACCCGGCAACACGGCGGTCGTCGTTGGCGGGCTAGAGCGCGGGGATGCCTACTCGGTCGACACGGTGGTCATTGGGGATCTCGCGCCGGAGACGTGGTCTCAGCTGACCCCGGGAACCGCTGTCGTGCCGACGGCGACCTCGGTGCCCGATGAACTCACCGTCGCCCTGGACGGCTGGGTGCGCGAGGCAGAGACCCCGGGCGAGCGCCTCGCGGCAATGCTGTCGCGCTTGGCCACGGAGGGCTACGTCAGCCACGGAGGGCCCGAAGAGCCCTTCAGCAGATCGGGGCACGGCGCCGACCGCATCGAGGAACTGCTCACGGCACCCAGGATGATCGGTGACGAAGAGCAGTATGCGGTTACGGCGGCACTCATGGCCAGGGCAATCGGGTTCCCCTCTCGGGTCGTGTTCGGGTTCGCCCCCGATGGCGACGGCGTTACCCGCATTGTCGGGTCGGATGTTTCGGCCTGGATCGAAGTCGACACTGCCCAGCAGGGATGGGTCTCCATCGATCCGACGCCGCCAGCGCGAGAGATTCCCGACGAGCAGCCAGAGGACCCGGCGCAGGTCGCCAGGCCGCAGAGCCCCGTGCCCCCGCCGCTAGTGGAGCAGAACACGCGCCCAGACCAGATTCCCCTCGACAGCGAGCAAGAAGACGAAGCTGGCCAAGACCCGCTGATGGCTATCCTCCTGGCGGCGGTCGCTGTGCTCGGCGTCATTGCGCTCATCGTGTTAATCGTGCTCTCGCCGTTTTTGCTCATCGGAGCCGCAAAGATGCGGAGGCGCTATCTTCGCCAGCGCGCCGCAAGCTCGGCGTTGCGCATCAGCGGTGCATGGCAAGAGTTCGAAGACATGGTGCTCGACTACGGTTACGAACCGCCAGCCTCTGCGACCCGCAGCGAGGTCGCCGAGACGGTGGGTGGCATCCAGCCGCTCGTTCTTGCTTCCGTCGCCGATCGCGCCGTATTCGCACCAGAGACCGCCGACGATGATGAGGTTCGGCAGGTCTGGCTCGCGGTCGACGAACTCGGCGCTGGGCTCGCCCACACACGCACCCGTTGGCAACGCGTCAAGGCCGTCATGTCGCTGCGCTCTCTCGGGGGCTATAGAGTCAAAGGGTTGTTTGCGCGAGAGAGACGACTCCCATGA
- a CDS encoding zinc-ribbon domain-containing protein, giving the protein MNCSHCGTPLPAGALFCGECGRRAAAPASAPGAAPGAASGTEVPARDDAPSPGNDRSVGEALPSAAPELEGPPRRGAAGSFGLADALADAVADTGPGGTLERIRQLRTADRRDAVSDPAADATKIPSPPQPEEEPAARGPIVCAQCGAPMAIDDIFCEQCGFVSSAVTAAFTGVIPIGPPTPAALSYVVAPPFAAAESSGGEGEPAEAAVPNAEPAVPEVEAAVPNAEPAVPEVEAAVPNAEAAVDDDEPAPFMPAPPTDSRPIPLQPPAGIPVPLPTMPVGVLPSFGLVAPEPSAPAAFAPPSGRGVVSAAAPAFSSDTDKDDADEDDTEVTRIVARKPAAERFVLQFSTGESVSVSGTGLIGRNPKPEPGEFFDHVVRVLDSGRSVSKTHLEFGQERGTFWILDRFSGNGSVVRNPDSEPVRCDPGKRVMVSRGSRVEIGEQFFVVS; this is encoded by the coding sequence ATGAACTGCTCCCATTGCGGCACGCCGCTGCCCGCCGGGGCCCTTTTCTGCGGCGAATGCGGCCGCCGTGCTGCCGCGCCTGCTTCCGCGCCCGGTGCCGCGCCCGGTGCCGCGTCCGGTACTGAGGTTCCGGCGCGAGACGACGCGCCGTCGCCCGGCAATGACCGGTCTGTCGGCGAGGCTCTGCCCTCCGCCGCCCCTGAGCTTGAGGGCCCGCCGCGAAGGGGAGCCGCCGGATCATTCGGTCTGGCCGACGCGCTAGCGGATGCCGTGGCCGATACGGGCCCTGGCGGCACCCTTGAGCGCATAAGGCAATTACGCACGGCTGACCGCAGAGATGCAGTATCGGATCCGGCCGCAGACGCCACGAAGATTCCCTCGCCACCGCAGCCCGAAGAGGAGCCGGCGGCACGGGGCCCCATAGTCTGTGCCCAGTGTGGCGCGCCTATGGCCATTGACGACATCTTCTGCGAGCAGTGCGGCTTCGTCTCCAGCGCCGTGACCGCCGCGTTCACGGGAGTGATTCCGATCGGGCCACCCACACCGGCGGCACTGTCTTATGTCGTTGCGCCTCCGTTTGCGGCTGCCGAGTCCTCGGGTGGCGAGGGAGAACCGGCGGAGGCTGCGGTCCCGAACGCGGAGCCCGCGGTTCCGGAGGTAGAAGCTGCGGTCCCGAACGCGGAGCCCGCGGTTCCGGAGGTAGAAGCTGCGGTCCCGAACGCGGAAGCTGCCGTCGATGATGACGAGCCTGCGCCGTTCATGCCTGCTCCGCCCACCGACTCGCGGCCGATCCCGCTGCAGCCTCCCGCAGGCATCCCTGTCCCTCTGCCGACGATGCCCGTCGGAGTCCTTCCGAGCTTTGGCCTCGTTGCTCCGGAGCCATCGGCCCCTGCCGCATTTGCGCCGCCCAGTGGTCGTGGCGTCGTAAGCGCAGCCGCCCCAGCGTTTTCTTCCGACACCGACAAAGACGATGCCGACGAGGACGACACCGAGGTCACGCGAATAGTGGCACGCAAGCCAGCGGCCGAGCGATTCGTGCTCCAGTTCAGCACAGGAGAGAGCGTCTCCGTGAGTGGCACTGGCCTGATCGGGCGCAACCCCAAGCCCGAGCCGGGGGAGTTCTTCGACCACGTGGTCAGGGTGCTCGACTCAGGCCGCTCGGTCTCCAAAACCCATCTCGAATTCGGTCAGGAGCGCGGAACCTTCTGGATTCTCGATCGCTTCTCCGGCAACGGATCGGTCGTTCGCAACCCAGACTCCGAACCCGTTCGGTGCGATCCCGGCAAGCGGGTCATGGTTTCCCGAGGCAGCAGGGTGGAGATTGGCGAACAGTTTTTCGTGGTGAGCTAG
- a CDS encoding FtsK/SpoIIIE domain-containing protein gives MSIRISLPRKLDAAPPFSFPFMATLAPVAASVAMWAITSSPFALMFAFLGPLIAIGSLVDSRLQAGRRERKEHARFAAEAEAARRAISHEHDRIRQRMLAASRSAATLIPASVHDAERWRHSPGALPLVLGTGPAPSGIELAGDDDHAVGGVGEQSVSDAGEAPARGKGRSRRRRADRERARAQLVGGLRQDAALLTRAPITVDATLGIGICGPSVLAKSLARAVTIQLADRLSPADFDLVGGWERWHTKLPHFRAPRDPVATNRLDFVRRSAGRSHAERFVVVLAQTEDQLPRECRVGLEVSGGEVRVLRHPHLTAAHGAISSVPELFRAELISREEAELYATVLQRAAESEGLGPSRELPALCDLGSVWDVSDDSQRGLSVAFAVDEGGAVILDIVRDGPHAVIGGTTGSGKSELLISWVLALARRYPPDVVNLLLVDFKGGASFADVEQLQHCVGVVTDLDRDGAERALASLRAEVMHRERALAERGLRSIDDAVSAAEAGLPRLVVVVDEFAAMVSDFPELHSLFSDLAARGRSLGIHLILCTQSPARAVRDSVMANCTLRLSLRVNNAHDSSAVIGTTSAAELPQHPVGRCLVSVAGAPPRLVQVAQAAQGDALDVVRRWGGVLPARRPWLPSLPAVVSGETLQRAAELEGVAVGSTAFGILDRPQSQSQPVAVWNPREHGTVLVVGGHGVGKTSALAALAGEGPATWLTGDIEELWDGLVALTGALLGAERSQTTVIVDDLDAILARCPDPWAPALADMLTTLLRDGPPSGLRIALSAQRLTPVVQSLASLCDTRLILRMPSRQDHLLAGGQGAEYDASAVRGRGWWRGERVQVVAAGAPAPRQPLAPATARMGASEGDDDRSAPSARLDFATCAERGLVVVTNRPVAVTSVLCRLYPGAPVISRLDTLPRLEELAGAFVVADPSTWQGAWLALSELRSRMPVVFDRCSASEFRLVSGNALLPPPLAGRGGGAWLLTGEGEPRRVQMPEGL, from the coding sequence GTGAGCATTCGAATCTCCCTCCCGCGCAAACTCGACGCAGCGCCACCGTTTTCTTTTCCTTTCATGGCAACGTTGGCGCCCGTTGCCGCATCCGTCGCAATGTGGGCGATCACGTCGTCGCCTTTCGCGCTGATGTTTGCCTTCCTCGGCCCGCTGATAGCGATCGGCAGCCTTGTCGATTCACGTCTGCAGGCGGGTCGGCGCGAGCGAAAGGAGCACGCCCGGTTCGCGGCCGAGGCAGAGGCAGCGCGCCGCGCCATTTCTCATGAGCATGACCGCATCCGGCAGCGGATGCTCGCGGCATCGCGGTCGGCAGCAACGCTCATCCCGGCATCGGTGCACGACGCGGAGCGATGGCGCCACTCACCGGGGGCGCTGCCGTTGGTTCTCGGAACCGGTCCCGCCCCGAGCGGCATAGAGCTCGCGGGTGATGACGATCATGCTGTCGGTGGGGTCGGCGAACAGTCCGTCAGTGATGCTGGCGAAGCGCCGGCGCGGGGCAAGGGACGATCGCGTCGCCGCCGTGCGGACCGGGAGCGCGCCAGGGCGCAACTAGTTGGTGGTCTTCGACAGGATGCCGCGCTGCTAACCCGAGCGCCCATAACGGTTGATGCGACCCTGGGAATCGGCATCTGTGGGCCATCGGTCTTGGCCAAGTCCCTGGCCCGTGCCGTCACGATCCAGCTCGCCGACAGGCTCTCGCCCGCCGATTTTGATCTCGTAGGTGGCTGGGAGCGCTGGCACACCAAGCTCCCTCACTTCCGCGCCCCGCGCGACCCCGTCGCGACCAACCGCCTCGACTTTGTTCGGCGCTCGGCAGGCCGCTCCCACGCCGAACGATTCGTTGTCGTGCTGGCTCAGACCGAAGACCAGTTGCCGAGGGAGTGCCGTGTCGGCCTTGAGGTTTCAGGGGGCGAAGTTCGCGTTCTTCGACACCCGCACCTCACGGCGGCCCACGGCGCAATCTCCTCAGTTCCTGAACTCTTTCGTGCCGAGCTGATCTCGAGAGAAGAGGCCGAGCTTTATGCCACCGTTCTTCAGCGGGCAGCCGAGTCGGAGGGTCTCGGCCCGTCACGGGAGCTGCCGGCACTCTGCGACCTCGGCTCCGTGTGGGATGTGTCGGACGACTCTCAGCGTGGCCTTTCGGTGGCCTTCGCGGTCGACGAGGGTGGCGCGGTGATTCTCGATATTGTTCGGGACGGGCCGCACGCCGTGATCGGTGGCACGACGGGCAGTGGCAAGAGCGAGCTGCTTATCTCGTGGGTGCTCGCGCTGGCTCGCCGCTACCCTCCCGACGTGGTTAACCTGCTCTTGGTCGACTTCAAGGGCGGGGCGTCCTTCGCCGATGTCGAGCAACTGCAGCACTGCGTTGGGGTCGTTACCGACCTTGATCGCGACGGTGCCGAGCGTGCGCTCGCCAGCCTGCGCGCCGAGGTGATGCATCGCGAACGAGCGCTCGCGGAGCGGGGCTTGCGGTCGATCGATGACGCAGTGTCGGCGGCAGAGGCGGGACTGCCTCGTCTCGTGGTGGTGGTTGACGAGTTCGCCGCAATGGTGAGCGATTTTCCCGAGCTGCATAGCCTGTTCTCGGATCTTGCGGCGCGGGGTCGCTCGCTCGGAATCCATCTCATTCTCTGCACGCAGAGTCCGGCGAGGGCCGTCCGGGACTCCGTCATGGCCAATTGCACCCTGCGACTCTCGCTGAGGGTCAACAACGCCCACGACAGCAGCGCCGTGATCGGAACGACGAGCGCTGCTGAGCTGCCTCAACATCCCGTGGGGCGGTGTCTCGTGAGCGTGGCGGGGGCACCTCCCCGGCTCGTTCAGGTGGCCCAGGCCGCGCAGGGCGATGCGCTGGATGTCGTTAGGCGCTGGGGCGGAGTGCTCCCGGCGCGACGGCCGTGGCTGCCGAGCCTGCCCGCAGTCGTGAGCGGTGAGACGCTGCAGCGCGCGGCAGAGCTCGAGGGAGTTGCCGTCGGTTCGACTGCCTTCGGCATTCTGGATCGCCCGCAGAGTCAAAGCCAGCCCGTGGCGGTGTGGAACCCGCGCGAGCACGGAACGGTTCTTGTTGTCGGCGGGCACGGGGTGGGCAAGACGAGCGCACTGGCCGCTCTGGCTGGCGAAGGCCCGGCTACCTGGCTGACGGGGGATATCGAGGAGTTGTGGGACGGGCTGGTTGCCCTCACCGGCGCGCTGTTGGGTGCCGAAAGATCGCAGACCACGGTGATCGTCGACGATCTGGATGCCATCCTCGCGCGCTGTCCAGACCCCTGGGCACCGGCGCTCGCCGACATGCTCACTACGCTGCTGCGCGACGGCCCACCCTCAGGACTCCGGATTGCACTCTCGGCACAGCGGCTCACGCCTGTCGTGCAGTCTCTGGCGTCGCTGTGCGACACCAGGCTCATTCTTCGCATGCCGTCACGCCAAGACCACCTGCTGGCGGGCGGGCAGGGGGCGGAATATGACGCTTCTGCGGTCAGAGGCCGAGGGTGGTGGCGGGGCGAGCGAGTGCAGGTTGTGGCGGCGGGTGCGCCCGCTCCACGGCAACCACTCGCTCCGGCCACGGCACGGATGGGCGCCTCCGAGGGTGACGATGACCGGAGTGCACCATCCGCTCGCCTCGACTTCGCCACCTGCGCCGAGCGCGGTCTCGTCGTGGTCACGAACCGCCCCGTCGCCGTCACGTCGGTTCTGTGCAGGCTCTATCCGGGAGCCCCCGTCATCTCTCGCCTCGACACCCTCCCGCGGTTGGAGGAGCTCGCGGGCGCCTTCGTCGTGGCAGACCCGAGCACCTGGCAGGGGGCATGGCTAGCCCTCTCCGAGCTGCGCTCGCGCATGCCCGTAGTTTTCGATCGGTGTTCCGCATCGGAGTTTCGCCTGGTCTCCGGCAACGCTCTGCTGCCACCGCCGCTCGCCGGCCGAGGAGGGGGCGCATGGCTACTCACCGGCGAAGGAGAACCCCGTCGGGTGCAGATGCCGGAGGGGCTCTGA
- a CDS encoding acyl-CoA synthetase: MKNQGIGSWLRRRLAKSGDKAAIVFVDRTTTYRELYERSEQLASALAARGVGPGGRVAYFGENHSAFLDTMFAAASMGAIFVPLNSRLAAPEIAYALADSGATVLIHPEAVGAVAAVAVRGSGVTHRIIVEDAPGATASTTPVGVIDPGSDAGPVPAIVVEQFDDVVASGVVDPVDIVITLDDPAIILYTSGTTGMPKGALLSHGNLTWNSINVLVDYDYATTDVALMISPLFHVASLGMGLLPALLKGATVVLEPRFDPARVLQLIEEHRITNISGVPTTFQMLCEHPDWASADISSLKTLTCGGSAVPLRVLDAYEQRGLGFSGGYGMTESSPGVTSLSADRSREKAGSAGLPHFFTDMRIVDADGQDVTAGEVGEILVQGPNVIREYWNRPEANAEAFTDATWLRTGDMGYTDVDGFLFIADRIKDMIISGGENIYPVQVEAVIRELDAVADVAVIGVPDERWGEVPVAIVTVRAGHAVTEDTVQEHLRGRIARYKTPKRVIVVDEMPRTASGKVRKADLRATFGA, encoded by the coding sequence ATGAAGAATCAGGGAATCGGTTCGTGGTTGCGTCGCAGGCTCGCCAAGTCGGGAGACAAAGCCGCCATCGTGTTTGTCGATCGGACCACGACGTACCGCGAGCTGTACGAGCGCAGCGAGCAACTCGCATCTGCCCTTGCGGCCAGGGGAGTGGGGCCCGGTGGTCGAGTTGCCTACTTCGGTGAAAACCACAGCGCTTTTCTCGACACAATGTTCGCCGCCGCCAGCATGGGAGCGATCTTCGTTCCGCTGAACTCGCGTCTAGCCGCTCCCGAGATCGCCTACGCGCTTGCGGATTCCGGAGCCACCGTACTGATCCATCCCGAGGCCGTCGGCGCGGTAGCGGCGGTCGCCGTCCGCGGCAGCGGAGTCACGCACCGCATCATCGTTGAGGATGCCCCGGGCGCGACAGCCTCGACAACGCCGGTCGGGGTAATCGACCCCGGCTCTGACGCGGGCCCTGTGCCAGCGATTGTCGTGGAGCAATTTGACGATGTCGTCGCCAGTGGCGTGGTCGACCCCGTCGATATCGTCATCACCCTGGATGACCCCGCCATAATCCTCTACACCTCCGGCACGACAGGCATGCCCAAGGGAGCGCTGCTCAGCCACGGCAACCTCACCTGGAACAGCATCAATGTGCTCGTCGACTACGACTACGCGACCACGGATGTTGCACTCATGATCTCGCCGCTCTTTCATGTCGCCTCCCTCGGCATGGGCCTGTTGCCCGCCCTCCTCAAGGGGGCAACCGTCGTGCTCGAGCCCCGCTTCGACCCGGCAAGGGTTCTGCAGCTCATAGAGGAGCACCGCATCACCAACATCAGCGGCGTGCCGACGACGTTTCAGATGCTGTGCGAGCATCCCGACTGGGCCTCGGCCGATATCAGCTCGCTCAAGACGCTCACCTGCGGCGGGTCTGCCGTGCCCCTCCGTGTGCTTGACGCCTATGAGCAGAGGGGTCTCGGCTTCTCGGGCGGATATGGCATGACCGAATCATCGCCGGGCGTCACGAGCCTGTCTGCCGACCGCAGCCGCGAAAAGGCTGGTTCGGCCGGGCTTCCCCACTTCTTCACCGACATGCGCATCGTCGACGCAGACGGGCAGGATGTCACGGCGGGTGAGGTGGGCGAGATTCTGGTGCAGGGGCCCAACGTCATCCGCGAATACTGGAACCGCCCCGAGGCCAATGCCGAAGCGTTCACAGATGCGACCTGGCTGCGCACGGGCGACATGGGCTACACCGATGTCGACGGCTTTCTGTTCATTGCTGACCGCATCAAAGACATGATCATCTCGGGCGGCGAGAACATCTATCCGGTTCAGGTCGAGGCCGTCATTCGCGAGCTTGATGCCGTGGCCGATGTTGCGGTGATCGGCGTGCCCGATGAGCGCTGGGGTGAGGTGCCGGTGGCCATCGTCACGGTGCGCGCGGGTCATGCGGTCACAGAAGATACGGTTCAGGAGCATCTGCGGGGCCGCATTGCCCGCTACAAGACCCCGAAGCGTGTGATCGTCGTGGATGAGATGCCGCGAACCGCGAGCGGGAAGGTTCGCAAGGCAGATCTGCGGGCGACATTCGGAGCGTAA
- a CDS encoding OsmC family protein: MNLEHHYAVGLEWTGNRGAGTESYRAYGRDHTVTAQGKPSINGSADRTFHGDADRWNPEEMLLAALSQCHMLSYLHVAASRGIVVTDYRDSAVGTMKQGADGGGQFVSAVLHPAVTIADPAQLDDAIDAHREASKKCFIAASVNFPVTHEPTVEAA, from the coding sequence GTGAACCTCGAACACCACTACGCCGTCGGCCTTGAATGGACCGGGAACCGGGGTGCTGGCACCGAAAGCTATCGCGCCTACGGCCGCGATCACACCGTCACGGCACAGGGTAAACCGTCGATCAACGGCTCGGCAGACCGCACATTCCACGGAGACGCCGACCGGTGGAACCCCGAGGAGATGCTGCTTGCCGCTCTCAGCCAGTGCCACATGCTCAGCTATCTGCATGTCGCCGCGAGCAGGGGAATCGTCGTCACCGATTACCGTGATTCCGCTGTGGGAACGATGAAGCAGGGTGCCGATGGTGGCGGGCAGTTCGTTTCAGCGGTTCTGCATCCCGCGGTCACGATCGCAGATCCGGCTCAGCTCGACGACGCCATCGATGCACATCGAGAGGCGAGCAAAAAGTGCTTCATCGCAGCATCCGTGAACTTTCCCGTGACCCACGAACCGACGGTCGAGGCGGCGTGA
- a CDS encoding FKBP-type peptidyl-prolyl cis-trans isomerase, translating to MIQRTLRRSVAGLAVLVGAALLVSGCQSPPERAEAGSGCAPSGPASQSVSATGDLFAVPEVDFPAGLSPLTTERTILVEGSGEEIAQGDLVTLDFVAYNGRTGEQLEVTGYGADGVGRTVITLDSTNAMPGLRRALLCAPAGSRIAAVVPAADAYGSTVTPRGLDAGDPLIMVIDVVSLAGDRAEGSTVEALPGFPDVTESQDGKPVIGVPLTAAPPELAVQQVIVGTGPAVRPGSDVVVKYVGVLWRTGLSFADTWINPARTPVSLETLLPGVAQAIIGQPVGSRVVVVVPPALGYGPDGDVAAGVSGSDTLVFAVDILAST from the coding sequence ATGATCCAACGCACGCTCCGCCGCAGTGTCGCTGGGCTCGCGGTTCTCGTGGGTGCTGCGCTCCTGGTATCCGGATGCCAGTCGCCGCCAGAGCGGGCTGAGGCTGGCTCTGGGTGCGCTCCTTCTGGCCCTGCCTCGCAGAGTGTTTCGGCCACGGGCGACCTGTTCGCCGTTCCCGAGGTCGATTTTCCGGCGGGGCTTTCACCGCTGACCACTGAGCGCACGATCCTCGTCGAGGGCAGTGGCGAGGAGATCGCTCAGGGGGACCTCGTCACGCTTGACTTCGTGGCGTATAACGGCCGAACGGGTGAACAGCTTGAGGTCACGGGTTACGGTGCGGATGGCGTCGGCCGCACGGTGATCACCCTCGACAGCACCAATGCCATGCCTGGGCTGAGGCGCGCCCTGCTGTGCGCCCCCGCTGGCTCCCGCATCGCGGCCGTCGTGCCGGCGGCGGATGCCTATGGTTCCACCGTGACACCGCGGGGTCTCGATGCTGGCGACCCCCTGATCATGGTGATCGATGTCGTGTCACTCGCGGGGGACCGTGCCGAGGGTTCCACGGTCGAGGCATTGCCCGGTTTTCCTGACGTCACCGAGTCCCAAGACGGCAAGCCCGTCATCGGCGTGCCGTTGACAGCGGCACCACCGGAGCTCGCGGTGCAGCAGGTCATTGTGGGCACCGGTCCTGCTGTGCGGCCGGGCTCCGATGTGGTCGTCAAGTATGTCGGCGTGCTGTGGCGAACCGGTCTGTCGTTCGCCGACACCTGGATCAATCCGGCGCGCACGCCTGTATCGCTCGAGACCCTGCTCCCGGGCGTCGCCCAGGCCATCATCGGGCAGCCCGTCGGTTCACGGGTGGTCGTCGTGGTTCCGCCCGCGCTTGGCTATGGCCCAGACGGCGATGTCGCGGCGGGGGTTTCGGGTTCAGACACGCTCGTTTTCGCCGTCGATATTCTCGCCTCGACCTAG
- the dxr gene encoding 1-deoxy-D-xylulose-5-phosphate reductoisomerase, with translation MRRVIILGSTGSIGVQALDVIAANRDRFEVVGLTAGTNADALAGQAAAFGVADTALGAEDSVALIESVAADVVLNGITGSVGLRPTLAALRSGATLALANKESLIVGGELVTDAAAPGQIVPVDSEHSAIAQALASGTAAEVQRLVLTASGGPFRGFTREQLAAVTPQQALAHPTWDMGLVVTTNSATLVNKGLEVIEAHHLFGVDYDHIDVTVHPQSIVHSMVEFVDGSTMAQASPPDMRLPISLGLDWPHRVAGVGRPLDWTTVQNWTFEPLDSEAFPAVELAKRVGRLGATFPAVFNAANEQAVEAFHAGAIAFLDILDIVTEVVDRHEPLEMTLEGVLEAERWARVQADAAVAARA, from the coding sequence ATGCGTCGCGTCATCATCCTCGGTTCGACCGGTTCGATCGGGGTTCAAGCCCTCGATGTGATCGCGGCCAACCGTGATCGCTTCGAGGTTGTCGGTCTCACTGCGGGAACGAATGCCGACGCGCTCGCCGGCCAGGCCGCCGCGTTCGGTGTCGCTGACACAGCGCTGGGGGCCGAAGATTCTGTGGCGCTCATCGAGTCCGTGGCTGCCGATGTGGTGCTCAACGGAATCACGGGGTCCGTGGGCCTGCGGCCAACGCTGGCAGCGCTGCGCAGTGGGGCGACCCTCGCGTTGGCCAACAAAGAGAGCCTCATTGTGGGCGGCGAGCTGGTGACGGATGCTGCCGCACCCGGCCAGATCGTCCCCGTCGACTCCGAGCACTCGGCGATCGCTCAAGCTTTGGCGTCGGGCACGGCGGCGGAGGTGCAGCGCCTCGTGCTCACAGCATCCGGTGGGCCATTCCGCGGCTTTACTCGCGAGCAGCTCGCGGCGGTCACCCCTCAGCAGGCGCTCGCGCATCCGACGTGGGACATGGGTCTCGTGGTCACCACGAACTCCGCGACCCTCGTGAACAAGGGGCTTGAGGTCATCGAGGCCCACCACCTCTTCGGCGTCGACTATGACCACATCGATGTCACGGTGCATCCGCAGTCGATCGTGCACTCGATGGTCGAGTTTGTCGACGGCTCAACGATGGCCCAGGCGTCGCCTCCCGACATGCGACTGCCGATCTCGCTCGGCCTCGACTGGCCGCACAGGGTGGCCGGGGTGGGTCGACCGCTCGACTGGACCACAGTGCAGAACTGGACTTTCGAGCCTCTCGACTCCGAGGCGTTCCCCGCCGTTGAGTTGGCGAAGCGGGTCGGGCGCCTCGGGGCCACATTTCCCGCTGTGTTCAACGCGGCCAACGAGCAGGCTGTCGAGGCGTTCCATGCTGGCGCCATCGCCTTTCTCGACATCCTCGATATCGTCACGGAGGTCGTCGATCGGCACGAGCCGCTCGAGATGACGCTCGAGGGAGTTCTCGAGGCCGAGCGGTGGGCGCGAGTGCAGGCCGATGCCGCGGTGGCGGCGCGCGCATAG